The following is a genomic window from Merismopedia glauca CCAP 1448/3.
GGACAGCTTTTGCCACGACCTAGTGCCGAAGAAATTCCCAGTTTTTATCAACTAGAAGATTATTACACTCATAACACAGGTAGTCTTTCTAGCAATTTAGAAGGTAAACAATCTTTCTTAGCTCGGGTGCTATTTCATTTAGCTTGGCGGCTAGATAGAGGTAAAGAGCTAGATCGTCAATGGTTGCAAAATAATTTCGCTAATCGAAGTATATCAGTATGTGAAATTGGCTGTGGGAACGGTTCTAAGTTAAAGGTAATTAAAGATTTTGGTTGTGATGTTATGGGGGTTGAGCCGGATCTTGCTGCTAGAGAAGTTGCTATTTCTGAAGGATTAAAAGTATTGCCTGGAACAGCAGAAACATTACCCAAAGAGTTAGAAGCTATAAAATTTGACGCAATTTTCATGAACCATGTATTAGAACACGTAAGAGAACCGAAACTAGCTCTTAAAAATGCTATAAAACTGCTATCACCAGGTGGAAAAATTATTATTGAAACCCCTAACAACCTATCAATAGGCTTGCGAGATGCAGAGATTAATTGGCATTTTTTAGATGTTCCCAGACACTTAAACTTTTTTTCTAGTAATAGTTTAAAGTTGCTCTGTAAAACCGAAGGCTTAAAAGTTGAAAATTTAGAATTCAGGGGTTATGCTAGACAGTTTAGTCAAGGTTGGATTGAGATAGAACAGCAAATTTTCCACCAGATGCAAAAAAAGGCTCAAGAGTCAAACTTACCTTCTAAAAATACCCTTTGGCAAGCCTGGAAGCTATTTTTACAGACAGCTTGGGCTGCACCTGATGCCAAGTATGATTCAGTCAGAGTCGTGACGACTGTAGATCGCCCCTAAATTGGGTGCAATGTCGTAAGAATCGCTCTAGTAATTGAGGTTGTGCGCCAAAGTGGACATGAGTGTAAGAAGCATGAACTCGATCGCATTGCCATCCTTCCGATCTCAGCGAAATCTGGGAATTGTAGCCTTTAAGATTGAGTAAAGGGGTTGGGGATTCATTCGTTAACGTTGAGCGATGAAATTCGTGTCCCCAGAAGCGATCGCCTTTCTTGACTAATGGACTATCTTGGGTAGCTGTGGCTTGTCGATAGCCGAGTGTCAACCGTTTACCCATCATGGCTGTGGTTGGTAAAACTCCCACCATCGGATAACTTTTTCCGGCAAAATCCACTATTTCTTCGCACAAATACATCAATCCGCCGCATTCTGCATAAGTAGGTATTTCCGTTTTAATTGCAGCTTGTACTGCTTGACGCGCTGTCTGATTTTCTGTTAATTGGGCGGCAAAAACTTCGGGAAATCCGCCTCCAAAATATAATCCCTGCACTCCTTTGGGGAAACTAGAATCTTCTAATGGACTCCATTCAATTAATTCTGCCCCCATTTGCTCAAATAATTCCAGATTATCAGCATAATAGAAGTTGAACGCCGAATCGCGGGCGATCGCAATTCGGGGTGTTGCGCGTAGGGGCGCAATGCGTTGCGCCCCGTCCCCTATAGGTGATAGCTGTGGTAAAGTTGTTAATAATGGTAATAATTTTGCCCAATCAAAGCAAGTTTCACCTAAATAGGCGAGGCGATCGATGATAGGTTTGAGGTTATTCAGTTCACCTGTGGGAATTAGCCCCAGGTGGCGATCTGGGATGCTTATTTCATCTTGACGGCGTAAAACTCCGAAAATTGGTAGTTGGAGCGGTTCTAGAGCAGATTGGAGGAGTTCCAAATGGCGATCACTCCCCACTCGATTGAGGATAACTCCAGCAACGTTAATTCTGGGATCGAAGGTGCGATAACCGTGGGCGATCGCGGCGATGGATCTAGATAAACTGCTACAATTCAAAATCAGCAATACGGGCAGGTCTAGTAACCTAGCCATGTGGGCGGTGCTACCATAATCATCCGTACCACTAGCCCCATCAAATAGCCCCATTACGCCTTCGATTAGGGCATATTCGGCATTTTGAATGTTTCGGGCAAAACATTGCCGTACATAAGCTTCTGAAGTGAGTACCGGATCGAGATTGCGACAAGGCTTCCCAGTAACGTGGCTATGGAACATTGGATCGATGTAATCGGGACCAACCTTGAAAGATTGTACCTCCTGACTGCGCCGACGCAATGCTGCTAATAAGGCTAGTGTGACGGTGGTTTTTCCCGCACCACTACGTTCTCCGGCGATTACTACAGCCATAGCTTAAACAATAAGAAAGAGGGAAGAGGGAAGAGGGAAGACTAAATACACAATTTAAATGCACAACAGCTTACTTATTACTTATTACTTATTACCAAAAATATCCTTCTTGCACCACCGTTTGATGTTGTCCGCCATCATATCTTAAGAAATACTCGCGGGCGATCGCTTCTTGTTCTCTTAATTGGGCTACTTCTACTTTACCAATCTCGGTATCAGTTGATAATAAAATTACCTGATGACTAGCTGCGGGAAAATATCTTTCGACTAAGTTATGACGATGAGATGAATCTAGTCTTCCCAATGGTGTATCAATAGCGACGGGTAACTTTCTACCAGATACTCTAGCTAATCCCCACAAGAAAGCGATCGCTAGTAGTTGTTTTTC
Proteins encoded in this region:
- a CDS encoding cobyrinate a,c-diamide synthase, with amino-acid sequence MAVVIAGERSGAGKTTVTLALLAALRRRSQEVQSFKVGPDYIDPMFHSHVTGKPCRNLDPVLTSEAYVRQCFARNIQNAEYALIEGVMGLFDGASGTDDYGSTAHMARLLDLPVLLILNCSSLSRSIAAIAHGYRTFDPRINVAGVILNRVGSDRHLELLQSALEPLQLPIFGVLRRQDEISIPDRHLGLIPTGELNNLKPIIDRLAYLGETCFDWAKLLPLLTTLPQLSPIGDGAQRIAPLRATPRIAIARDSAFNFYYADNLELFEQMGAELIEWSPLEDSSFPKGVQGLYFGGGFPEVFAAQLTENQTARQAVQAAIKTEIPTYAECGGLMYLCEEIVDFAGKSYPMVGVLPTTAMMGKRLTLGYRQATATQDSPLVKKGDRFWGHEFHRSTLTNESPTPLLNLKGYNSQISLRSEGWQCDRVHASYTHVHFGAQPQLLERFLRHCTQFRGDLQSSRL
- a CDS encoding class I SAM-dependent methyltransferase — translated: MTEINCPVCGFKMSPWLHIPGDWRRPGNDGSYQLHWCNSCQFGQLLPRPSAEEIPSFYQLEDYYTHNTGSLSSNLEGKQSFLARVLFHLAWRLDRGKELDRQWLQNNFANRSISVCEIGCGNGSKLKVIKDFGCDVMGVEPDLAAREVAISEGLKVLPGTAETLPKELEAIKFDAIFMNHVLEHVREPKLALKNAIKLLSPGGKIIIETPNNLSIGLRDAEINWHFLDVPRHLNFFSSNSLKLLCKTEGLKVENLEFRGYARQFSQGWIEIEQQIFHQMQKKAQESNLPSKNTLWQAWKLFLQTAWAAPDAKYDSVRVVTTVDRP